Proteins from a single region of Kluyveromyces lactis strain NRRL Y-1140 chromosome A complete sequence:
- a CDS encoding pyridoxal 5'-phosphate synthase subunit PdxT (similar to uniprot|P43544 Saccharomyces cerevisiae YFL060C SNO3 Protein of unknown function nearly identical to Sno2p expression is induced before the diauxic shift and also in the absence of thiamin and uniprot|P53823 Saccharomyces cerevisiae YNL334C SNO2 and uniprot|Q03144 Saccharomyces cerevisiae YMR095C SNO1), whose protein sequence is MVLYDTVTMMTKRIGVLALQGAFAEHIALLNKAIEDNKHDIEVITVKTAPQLSSCDSLIIPGGESTTISLIAKRTGLFDSLIEFVHDPTKTVWGTCAGLIFLAKQLSNESSLVNSLDLLKVKVRRNAFGRQAESFIETCDFSSFIPDCTGFQVYFIRAPIIEEILSQDDVETLYTLKDGSIVAVSQQGRILGTSFHPELSDNDARFHNYFIQKFVLNN, encoded by the coding sequence ATGGTTCTTTATGACACTGTGACGATGATGACAAAGCGTATTGGCGTATTAGCTCTACAAGGAGCGTTTGCAGAACACATTGCCCTTTTGAATAAAGccattgaagataataAACATGATATAGAAGTAATAACAGTTAAGACTGCTCCACAGCTTTCCTCCTGTGATTCTTTAATTATACCTGGTGGTGAATCTACGACAATCTCGCTAATTGCGAAAAGAACAGGACTTTTTGATTCCTTGATTGAATTCGTTCACGACCCCACTAAAACGGTGTGGGGGACCTGTGCTGGATTGATTTTTTTAGCTAAACAACTCAGCAATGAGTCGAGCTTGGTAAATTCGCTCGACCTGTTAAAGGTAAAGGTGAGAAGAAATGCGTTTGGTCGTCAGGCTGAATCGTTCATCGAAACATGTGacttttcttcatttattCCTGATTGCACAGGTTTCCAAGTCTACTTCATTAGAGCCCCAATTATAGAAGAGATATTATCTCAGGATGATGTAGAGACATTGTACACTTTAAAAGATGGATCAATAGTGGCAGTCAGTCAACAAGGACGCATTCTAGGAACGTCTTTCCATCCAGAATTGTCCGATAATGATGCCAGATTCCACAACTATTTTATTCAGAAATTTGTTCTAAACAATTGA
- the UBP7 gene encoding ubiquitin-specific protease UBP7 (similar to uniprot|P40453 Saccharomyces cerevisiae YIL156W UBP7 Ubiquitin-specific protease that cleaves ubiquitin-protein fusions) — MSRLYTPEYSDELLSFVQEVYSQDVKHYYAKLKLEKLIELLEQAESLFESYRESLSVEKYEDCLCEYVIGSFYVFLIIPGSVQFSARNKSYSIYSDLKKLYQDELNMSNVLLMVLHKVDSVLNQNMEILAKQHLDPSRKRAFSVEEPIIRYQLHNLQLNNADQKSVDDDYKSFASTEWKAPQLDPNDRLHLAIASSKTTESSSLNSISLDENLYKEQDDTDALDSVSDKLLGSIHKPDLLDRTGIIRKVPRHQSLPTEQHHKLYAQNDSSLMLENMDSFDRSRTHRKDSYHSVYLGDELEDLNNISTGLARHQQENTIDCFALFSLLKDAESRENLLLIDLRLPKRFESNHLVAPNLLNIDPCLLFDTEKGTSLESFEALKKIVANPILDKISQYDNIVYYTDYKSFMHLTFNYELILFELLFKKTGTAIPKSLLGGYEQWKAFLNKQLRDSEFDKSLFLFRKSKSAPSDKTASKPSVQTDNIIKSSPSILSKEHNDDTLISSTPPIPKVAPPPLPGSPLSAPTIVYNRPPVPLPINSPAPLLKPSIAKELRTPQRNDWTVQTQHLHVPFSIPTIERSPNEFVSLSITGLRNMGNTCYINSMLQCLFGCSQFRDLFLGGKYHRYLNPKRSNTIISKWFSLLFRKMYLNGGCSVVPNGFLKACHMLRPDFHIPTDQQDTQEFLLFLLDTLHDELSEPTKVANDYPNLLLHDDEKLLVDNKEYDKWFDEGLKNNGLSPIDDIFQGQMENSLKCQRCGFTSYNYSTFYVLSLAIPAMPPPKTFSRSKKIIRLEDCINLYTQDELLTGENAWDCPKCGTHSNSSDGSMNSDETVDKKKKKNFLSVNGDHKSRSKFFKLSSSRSGKRSLSPFKSNSVKPEKLHIKSKKMTTIKTLNFITMPNILVIHLSRFFYDLTKKNETMINYPLILDVVLKNNEIARYRLYGIINHFGNLVSGHYTSLVNKHLSHEIRKGQQKWYYFDDEVVKKEFNHGDFDRGITSISSGDVYVLFYERIHSI; from the coding sequence ATGTCGCGACTGTACACACCGGAGTATTCGGATGAACTTCTGTCATTCGTGCAAGAAGTGTATAGCCAAGATGTGAAACATTACTATGCAAAACTTAAGTTGGAAAAGCTTATAGAACTTTTGGAACAAGCTGAGTCTTTATTTGAGTCATATCGTGAATCCTTATCCGTTGAGAAATATGAAGATTGCTTGTGCGAATATGTGATTGGATCCTTCTATGTCTTTCTAATCATTCCCGGATCTGTACAGTTTAGTGCTAGAAACAAGTCGTACAGCATTTACtctgatttgaagaaactatATCAAGATGAGTTGAACATGTCGAATGTTTTGTTAATGGTTCTGCACAAAGTTGATTCTGTACTCAATCAGAACATGGAGATACTCGCAAAGCAACACCTTGACCCATCCAGGAAACGTGCTTTCTCGGTGGAAGAACCGATCATAAGGTACCAATTACATAATTTGCAGTTGAATAATGCGGATCAAAAATCTGTTGACGACGATTATAAATCCTTCGCATCAACCGAATGGAAAGCTCCACAACTTGATCCAAATGATAGATTACACCTAGCTATTGCGAGTTCAAAAACAACTGAGTCGTCTTCTTTGAACTCTATCTCGCTGGATGAGAACTTATATAAAGAACAAGACGATACCGATGCGTTAGATTCAGTTTCTGATAAACTATTGGGTTCCATTCACAAACCCGATCTTCTTGATCGCACAGGGATAATACGGAAAGTGCCAAGACATCAAAGCCTTCCGACTGAACAACATCATAAGCTATATGCTCAGAATGACTCTTCACTAATGTTAGAGAATATGGATAGTTTTGATAGGTCACGTACCCACAGAAAAGATTCTTACCACTCTGTCTATCTGGGGGATGAGTTAGAAGATCTCAACAACATTTCGACTGGATTAGCTCGACACCAGCAAGAAAATACCATTGATTGTTTTGCccttttttctcttttgaaggaTGCAGAAAGTAGAGAGAATCTTTTACTGATTGATTTGCGACTTCCTAAAAGATTTGAATCCAATCATCTTGTCGCTCCGAACCTTTTAAATATTGACCCATGTCTCCTTTTTGATACCGAAAAAGGCACATCATTAGAATCTTTCGAAGCTCTTAAAAAGATAGTTGCCAATCCAATCTTAGATAAAATAAGTCAATACGACAACATCGTGTACTATACGGATTACAAAAGTTTCATGCATCTCACTTTCAATTACGAGTTAATACTCTTTGAATTACTATTCAAGAAGACAGGAACTGCTATTCCAAAATCATTGTTAGGCGGGTACGAACAATGGAAGGCTTTTTTGAATAAGCAGCTGCGTGACTCAGAGTTTGACAAAAGtctcttcttgttcagAAAGTCTAAATCAGCTCCTTCGGATAAAACTGCAAGCAAACCATCTGTTCAAACTGACAATATCATTAAAAGCAGTCCAAGTATTCTCTCTAAGGAACACAATGATGACACACTCATATCATCAACACCTCCAATTCCGAAAGTGGCACCACCTCCGCTACCCGGTTCACCTTTAAGCGCTCCCACCATTGTTTATAATAGACCACCAGTACCTTTACCAATAAATTCTCCTGCCCCGCTATTAAAACCGTCTATTGCCAAAGAGCTTCGTACCCCTCAAAGAAATGATTGGACTGTACAAACTCAACACTTACATGTTCCCTTTTCTATTCCCACTATTGAAAGGAGTCCCAATGAGTTTGTGTCATTATCAATAACAGGACTTAGGAACATGGGTAATACATGTTATATCAACTCAATGCTACAGTGTCTCTTTGGATGTTCTCAATTCAGAGATCTCTTTTTAGGTGGAAAGTATCATCGTTACTTGAACCCGAAACGTAGCAATACTATCATATCGAAGTGGTTCAGTTTACTATTTAGAAAGATGTATTTGAACGGTGGATGTTCAGTGGTTCCTAATGGGTTCCTTAAGGCATGTCATATGTTGAGACCAGACTTCCATATTCCCACCGATCAACAGGATACCCAAGAGTTTCTACTATTCTTGCTGGATACTTTGCATGATGAGTTGAGCGAACCAACTAAGGTGGCTAATGATTATCCCAACCTCCTATTGCATGATGACGAAAAGCTTCTGGTTGATAATAAGGAATATGATAAATGGTTCGACGAAGGCTTGAAGAATAATGGACTTTCCCCTATAGACGATATTTTTCAAGGTCAGATGgaaaattctttgaagtgTCAACGGTGCGGGTTTACTTCTTACAATTACTCTACGTTTTACGTTTTATCTTTGGCAATTCCAGCCATGCCTCCACCTAAAACTTTCTCTAGAAGTAAAAAGATAATACGGTTGGAAGACTGTATCAATCTATATACCCAAGACGAACTGTTAACCGGTGAGAATGCCTGGGACTGTCCAAAATGTGGAACCCATTCAAATTCCTCGGATGGATCCATGAATTCTGACGAGACTGTcgacaagaagaagaagaaaaattttctATCTGTTAACGGTGATCATAAATCTCGATCtaagtttttcaaattgtcATCATCCAGATCAGGTAAGAGATCACTATCTCCCTTTAAAAGTAACTCCGTAAAGCCAGAGAAGCTACATATCAAATCTAAAAAAATGACGACGATTAAGACTTTGAATTTCATTACTATGCCCAATATTCTGGTAATTCATTTGTCTAGGTTTTTTTACGATTTAACCAAGAAGAACGAGACGATGATTAACTACCCATTAATATTGGATGTTGTTCTTAAAAACAATGAGATTGCAAGGTATCGTCTATATGGTATTATTAATCATTTTGGAAATCTGGTAAGCGGACATTATACATCTTTAGTTAACAAACATCTTTCACACGAAATTCGGAAAGGTCAGCAGAAATGGTACTACTTTGACGATGAGGTTgtaaaaaaagaatttaaTCATGGTGATTTTGATAGAGGCATCACCAGTATATCCAGTGGGGACGTATATGTATTATTCTACGAAAGGATCCATAGCATTTAA
- a CDS encoding pyridoxal 5'-phosphate synthase subunit PdxS (highly similar to uniprot|P43545 Saccharomyces cerevisiae YFL059W SNZ3 Member of a stationary phase-induced gene family transcription of SNZ2 is induced prior to diauxic shift and also in the absence of thiamin in a Thi2p-dependent manner forms a coregulated gene pair with SNO3 and uniprot|P53824 Saccharomyces cerevisiae YNL333W SNZ2 and YMR096W uniprot|Q03148 Saccharomyces cerevisiae YMR096W SNZ1): MADFKVKSGLAQMLKGGVIMDVVTAEQAIIAEKAGACAVMALEQIPADMRKSGKVCRMSDPKMIKEIMNSVSIPVMAKVRIGHFVEAQILQALEIDYIDESEVLTPADWKGHIKKNDFNVPFVCGAKDLGEALRRIEEGAAMIRTKGEAGTGDVSEAVKHIKKIKSEIKEYQDTLGDDTDFIKQRAESIGVSYELLKYVLDNGKLPVVNFAAGGVATPADAALLMQLGCEGVFVGSGIFKSSDPEKLARAIVEATTHYDDAETLLKVSTDLGDLMGGLSIESLKNSENPKRLANIGW, translated from the coding sequence ATGGCAGATTTCAAAGTTAAAAGTGGATTGGCTCAAATGTTGAAGGGAGGGGTGATAATGGATGTTGTCACTGCTGAACAAGCCATAATTGCTGAGAAGGCAGGTGCCTGTGCAGTTATGGCCTTGGAGCAAATTCCTGCTGATATGCGTAAATCAGGAAAAGTGTGTCGTATGTCAGATccaaaaatgataaaagaGATCATGAACAGCGTCAGTATCCCAGTTATGGCAAAGGTTAGAATTGGCCATTTCGTAGAAGCACAAATCCTTCAAGCTTTAGAAATTGATTACATTGACGAAAGTGAGGTTTTGACTCCTGCTGACTGGAAAGGACAtatcaagaagaacgaTTTCAATGTACCATTTGTTTGCGGTGCAAAAGATCTCGGTGAAGCACTTAGAAGAATAGAAGAAGGTGCAGCAATGATCCGTACCAAGGGTGAAGCTGGTACTGGTGATGTTTCTGAAGCAGTTAAGCATATCAAAAAGATTAAATCTGAAATTAAGGAATATCAAGATACTCTCGGTGATGACACAGATTTCATTAAGCAACGCGCTGAATCTATTGGTGTTTCTTATGAGTTACTAAAGTATGTTTTGGATAACGGGAAGTTACCAGTTGTGAACTTTGCTGCCGGTGGTGTTGCCACTCCTGCCGATGCCGCTTTATTAATGCAATTGGGTTGTGAAGGTGTATTTGTCGGGTCAGgtatcttcaaatcttctgaCCCAGAAAAGCTAGCTCGTGCAATTGTGGAAGCTACTACCCATTACGATGATGCAGAAACTTTGTTGAAAGTGTCAACTGATTTGGGTGACCTAATGGGTGGATTGTCAATAGAATCCTTGAAGAACTCCGAAAACCCTAAAAGGTTGGCAAACATCGGCTGGTAG
- the SMC3 gene encoding cohesin subunit SMC3 (similar to uniprot|P47037 Saccharomyces cerevisiae YJL074C SMC3 Subunit of the multiprotein cohesin complex required for sister chromatid cohesion in mitotic cells): MVHIKTVIISGFKTYKNRTVVENFSPHHNVVVGSNGSGKSNFFAAIRFVLSEENSNLKREDRKGFIYQGAGQVMSAFVEIIFDDPENLMLAPLRNDTGEVRIRRTVGLKKDEYMINDKNSTRQDVRRVLENVGFSTSNPYNIVPQGRIISLTNAKDLERLHLLEDVVGAKSFENKLKESLKKMEAAERDRTKITNELNELDKRLSELSDEKEELEKYNNLNRDRKVLQFCLYDRELNDITNQIEQLEGEYNSIIENSSEYVNELEKREVLAVELNKRMNSLESEIKIKQSTDLPQLKASKLEVAGELADLDTRLNDIQMQLDASQAHLESNVKEIGEVKKQIEINCSSIAEVQPKFQKLSNEAEILKVEIEKLTKRQRELLSKKGKYEDFRTVNERNDWIQEQINLLNQSLNKSNILKDQLTSQLSTLQHDLENLNAEIEDLADSVNGMGSVAQQEDLQNKVTQAKKEYLTKIDQRKQLWRTEQRLQTISTSLDNDVKRFESDMNETIDRSLALGLQNVNDIVNRLNLHEHVFGPVGELIKVSDKYKICAEVVGGNSLFNVVVDNEETASLLIKELFATKGGRVTFIPLNKLHVDTNFTYPNNLEKNQCTPLIKKIKYDVKFEKVIKQVFGRTLVVKSLIDGASLAKEYKLNAITLDGDRADSKGVLSGGYLDQYKSNRLDTLRDFKQSKREYKKIQVELQEIKQALQSIEQEIDGLNNVVKDAAAERDAYEAGIEKARSQLKAKLSQKITIDDSIKALKARLNKIDTELEQCRERTNAFAADISKPFVNELDADEKAELLAISNSIQTKETSLNFNLSTLNELSSKLDELNAELNSKLLPKLHELERKPSSSHSLQISQINNQMELVLMEKQTVTRTKEQVESELSVLDSSIKSLRGEKATLQKDLDKANSQQRSLVKRITNFQKNAEKVLLKKSTLNSRKEELQQLIREVGLLAEESLKKYKPLASDEILKKLNTTTGHLSKMTNVNKRASENYTRFEDKRGELTSRAEELDESKQSIENLIDQLKEQKITAIEKTFNKVADNFSRVFATLVPRGIGKLIINHRKNTDNSEVSTKKRRRGARQEQNSAEALNESKYTGVSIQVSFNSKKDEQLRVEQLSGGQKTVCAIALILAIQMVDPAPFYLFDEIDAALDKQYRIAVARTIKNLSDTAQFICTTFRTDMINVADTFFRVKFENKVSTVTEVSRQDAVNFSRGNNKMEEL; encoded by the coding sequence ATGGTTCACATCAAAACTGTTATAATCAGTGGCTTCAAGACTTACAAGAATCGGACCGTGGTGGAGAATTTTTCACCCCATCACAATGTTGTTGTCGGTTCCAACGGTTCTGGTAAGTCGAACTTCTTTGCAGCTATTAGGTTCGTCTTAAGCGAAGAGAATTCAAACTTAAAACGTGAAGATAGGAAGGGTTTTATCTACCAAGGTGCAGGGCAAGTAATGAGTGCATTCGTTGAAATTATCTTTGATGATCCTGAGAACTTAATGCTTGCACCGTTAAGAAACGATACTGGAGAGGTCAGAATTAGAAGGACAGTGGGattgaagaaggatgaATACATGATTAATGACAAGAACTCAACAAGACAAGACGTTAGAAGAGTTTTAGAAAATGTAGGATTTTCAACTTCGAATCCTTACAACATTGTTCCGCAAGGGCGAATAATATCCTTGACCAACGCGAAAGATTTAGAACGGCTGCATCTATTAGAGGACGTTGTAGGTGCAAAATCATTCGAAAACAAACTGAAAGAgtctttgaaaaagatggaGGCAGCAGAGAGAGATAGAACGAAAATCACTAATGAATTAAACGAACTTGACAAACGGTTGAGCGAATTGTCCgatgaaaaggaagaattggaaaagtaCAACAATCTAAATAGAGATCGAAAAGTTTTACAGTTTTGCTTATACGATAGGGAATTGAACGATATTACGAACCAAATTGAACAACTTGAAGGTGAGTACAATtcaattattgaaaattctTCTGAGTATGTTAacgaattggaaaaaagagaagtGCTTGCAGTAGAGCTCAACAAGAGAATGAATTCTTTAGAAAGTGAgattaaaataaaacagtCTACTGATCTACCACAGTTAAAGGCATCGAAGCTAGAAGTTGCTGGGGAATTGGCGGATTTAGACACTAGGTTAAACGATATTCAAATGCAATTGGATGCTTCACAAGCGCATTTGGAATCAAATGTCAAAGAAATCGGAGaagtaaagaaacaaattgagATTAACTGCTCGTCAATTGCCGAGGTACAACCaaaattccaaaaactATCAAATGAAGCAGAAATCTTAAAAGTAGAAATCGAGAAACTCACAAAGAGGCAAAGAGAATTATTATCAAAAAAAGGGAAGTATGAAGATTTTCGTACGGTAAACGAAAGAAATGACTGGATCCAAGAACAAATTAACTTATTAAACCAGTCGCTGAATAAATCTAATATATTAAAAGATCAACTGACTAGCCAACTTAGTACACTACAGCATGATTTAGAGAATTTAAAtgctgaaattgaagaccTAGCCGATTCAGTAAATGGAATGGGATCTGTTGCTCAGCAGGAAGACTTGCAAAATAAAGTAACACAAGCCAAGAAGGAATATTTGACGAAAATCgatcaaagaaaacagcTATGGAGAACTGAACAAAGACTACAAACAATTTCCACCTCTCTCGATAATGATGTCAAAAGGTTTGAGTCAGATATGaatgaaacaattgatcGTTCTTTAGCACTTGGTCTACAAAATGTCAATGACATTGTTAATAGGTTAAATTTACATGAGCATGTTTTTGGCCCTGTAGGCGAGTTGATAAAGGTAAGCGATAAATACAAAATATGTGCAGAAGTCGTGGGAGGCAACTCCCTTTTCaatgttgttgttgacaATGAAGAGACCGCAAGTTTATTAATTAAGGAATTGTTTGCAACGAAAGGTGGAAGGGTAACATTTATTCCTCTCAATAAGTTGCATGTGGATACCAACTTTACGTATCCAAATAACTTGGAGAAAAATCAATGTACACCTCTaatcaaaaagatcaagTATGACGTGAAATTTGAGAAAGTGATCAAGCAGGTTTTTGGCCGAACTCTTGTCGTTAAATCCTTGATTGATGGTGCTTCCCTTGCCAAAGAATACAAACTAAATGCTATAACTTTAGACGGTGATCGTGCAGACAGTAAAGGTGTTTTATCTGGTGGTTACTTGGATCAGTACAAGAGTAATAGACTGGATACTTTACGAGACTTCAAACAATCgaaaagagaatataaaaaaattcaagtaGAGCTTCAAGAGATTAAACAGGCGCTCCAGAGTATCGAACAGGAAATTGATGGCCTAAACAATGTTGTTAAGGATGCTGCAGCAGAGAGAGATGCGTATGAAGCAGGCATAGAAAAGGCTAGGAGTCAGTTGAAAGCAAAGCTGTCTCAGAAAATTACGATTGATGACTCTATAAAAGCTTTGAAGGCGAGACTAAACAAAATCGATACGGAGCTTGAACAATGTAGAGAACGTACAAATGCCTTTGCTGCGGATATATCTAAACCATTTGTTAATGAACTAGATGCAGATGAAAAAGCCGAGTTACTTGCTATATCCAATAGCATTCAAACGAAAGAAACGtctttgaatttcaatttgtcaACTTTGAATGAACTTTCTTCTAAGTTAGACGAGCTCAACGCTGAATTAAATTCAAAGCTACTTCCTAAGTTACATGAGCTGGAGCGAAAGCCCTCTTCTTCACACAGTTTACAAATCAGTCAGATCAACAACCAAATGGAACTTGTTCTGATGGAGAAACAAACTGTGACAAGGACAAAAGAACAAGTAGAATCTGAATTATCAGTACTAGACAGCAGTATCAAATCCCTTAGAGGAGAGAAAGCAACCCTTCAAAAGGATTTAGATAAAGCCAACTCACAACAACGATCACTAGTCAAAAGGATTACGAACTTTCAGAAGAATGCAGAAAAAgttttattgaaaaagtcaACTCTGAACTCAAGAAAGGAGGAATTGCAACAATTGATTAGGGAGGTAGGGCTATTAGCAGAAGAATCcttaaaaaaatataaaccACTTGCTAGTGATGAAATtctcaagaaattgaacacTACTACCGGGcatttatcaaaaatgaCTAATGTAAACAAGCGAGCATCTGAAAATTACACCAGGTTTGAAGATAAGAGAGGCGAGCTCACTTCAAGAGCTGAAGAACTAGATGAATCAAAGCAGtctattgaaaatttgatTGACCAATTGAAGGAACAGAAGATCACTGCTATAGAAAAAACCTTCAATAAAGTCGCTGACAACTTCAGTCGTGTCTTTGCGACTTTGGTCCCCAGAGGAATTGGCAAGTTAATTATCAATCATCGTAAAAACACAGATAACTCGGAAGTATCAACTAAAAAACGTAGAAGAGGGGCCAGGCAGGAACAAAACTCAGCAGAGGCATTGAATGAGAGCAAATATACAGGAGTTTCAATTCAAGTGTCCTTCAACTCGAAGAAAGATGAACAGTTGCGTGTGGAACAATTATCTGGCGGTCAAAAAACTGTTTGTGCTATTGCCTTAATACTTGCAATCCAAATGGTTGACCCTGCTCCTTTCTATCtgtttgatgaaattgatgcCGCTTTGGACAAGCAATATCGGATAGCTGTGGCAAGAACCATCAAAAACCTCTCTGACACAGCTCAATTTATTTGTACGACATTCAGGACAGATATGATCAATGTTGCAGACACATTCTTCAGAGTGaagtttgaaaataaaGTCTCCACCGTCACGGAGGTGTCTAGACAAGATGCAGTGAATTTTAGCAGAGGTAATAATAAAATGGAAGAGCTGTGA